A genome region from Blautia coccoides includes the following:
- a CDS encoding ABC transporter ATP-binding protein, whose amino-acid sequence MEILSCKNLTKIYGTGPNAVTALDHVTLSVESGEFTAIVGASGSGKSTLLHLLGGVDRPTEGEIRIEDTDISTLDEEALAAFRRRKVGLIYQFYNLIPTLTIKKNILLPVLLDGRRPDLKRFDQIVTTLGLTDRLEHLPGELSGGQQQRAAIARSLISRPAILLADEPTGNLDRKNSQETLDLLKLSHRRFGQTVLLITHDEKLALEADRILTMEDGRVIKDQVNQS is encoded by the coding sequence ATGGAAATACTTTCATGTAAAAATCTTACGAAAATTTACGGCACAGGCCCAAACGCGGTCACAGCCCTGGATCATGTCACTCTCTCCGTGGAAAGCGGAGAATTCACAGCCATTGTCGGCGCCTCCGGTTCCGGTAAATCCACGCTTCTGCATCTTTTGGGAGGTGTGGACCGGCCCACCGAGGGCGAGATCCGTATTGAGGACACCGATATATCCACTCTGGATGAAGAGGCGCTTGCTGCCTTCAGAAGGCGGAAGGTTGGTCTTATCTATCAGTTTTATAATCTGATCCCCACACTCACCATCAAGAAAAACATATTGCTGCCTGTCCTTCTGGACGGACGCAGACCTGACCTGAAAAGGTTTGACCAGATCGTCACAACTCTTGGGCTTACTGACCGTCTGGAACATCTCCCCGGAGAACTGTCAGGAGGGCAGCAGCAGCGGGCCGCCATTGCCAGAAGTCTGATCAGTCGTCCTGCCATTTTACTGGCAGATGAACCCACAGGCAATCTGGACCGGAAAAATTCCCAGGAGACACTGGATCTGCTGAAGCTGTCACACCGCCGCTTCGGACAGACAGTTCTTCTGATCACACACGACGAAAAATTGGCACTGGAGGCTGACCGTATCCTGACCATGGAGGACGGCAGGGTGATCAAAGACCAGGTGAACCAGTCATGA
- the nudC gene encoding NAD(+) diphosphatase — protein MIQDIAPHIYHNEYLPHEPQKDSVLLCYKKDQIFMKNADGEISFPTYSEAESVFPAVKDLWTYLFTIDETAYYLVSQLPFEELPDYSLEKTDSLRTLSPRHLIFAGITGHQLYKWYQGRRFCGCCGRRMKPDKKERMMYCPNCHIMEYPKLSPAVIVAVRNGEKLLLSKYAGREFTNYALIAGFAEIGEPIEDTVRREVMEEVGLKVKNLRFYKSQPWSFTDTLLFGFFCDLDGDDTICLDEEELSLAVWMERSQIPVDEYEISLTREMMTLFKNGLDNNF, from the coding sequence ATGATTCAGGATATTGCACCACATATTTACCACAACGAATATCTGCCCCATGAACCCCAAAAGGACAGTGTGCTGCTCTGCTATAAAAAAGACCAGATTTTTATGAAAAATGCGGACGGGGAAATCTCCTTTCCCACCTATTCCGAAGCGGAATCTGTATTCCCGGCGGTAAAAGACCTCTGGACTTATCTCTTTACCATAGATGAAACTGCCTATTACCTGGTATCCCAGCTTCCTTTTGAGGAGTTGCCGGACTATTCCCTTGAAAAGACGGACAGCCTTCGCACATTAAGCCCCCGTCATCTTATCTTTGCTGGGATCACGGGACATCAGCTCTATAAATGGTATCAAGGCCGCAGATTCTGCGGCTGCTGCGGCAGAAGGATGAAACCGGACAAAAAAGAACGCATGATGTACTGCCCTAACTGTCACATAATGGAATACCCAAAGCTCTCCCCTGCAGTCATTGTGGCTGTAAGAAACGGGGAAAAGCTGCTTCTGTCCAAATACGCGGGACGTGAATTCACCAACTATGCCCTGATCGCAGGGTTTGCGGAGATCGGAGAACCCATTGAGGACACTGTGAGACGTGAAGTCATGGAGGAGGTTGGCCTCAAGGTAAAGAATCTCCGCTTTTATAAAAGCCAGCCCTGGTCCTTCACAGACACTCTGCTCTTCGGCTTTTTCTGTGACTTAGACGGGGATGACACCATCTGCCTGGATGAGGAAGAACTGTCTCTGGCAGTGTGGATGGAACGCTCCCAAATACCTGTGGATGAATATGAGATCAGCCTTACCAGGGAAATGATGACGCTATTCAAAAACGGACTGGATAACAATTTCTGA
- a CDS encoding acyltransferase domain-containing protein has product MQNYETNVLKQEWMENLDLFTREMDYPREAAVSLSQSLEQVFKSPEALSILTDADLTYSNNIHMDYKKILNELKDVSPSCGVHTYTLHMLFFIILSRKTRKIYEERGIAPEIFRASMMDLHWKLLECKKMFGIWGTSVADWQIWWFEVKRFALGRFQYELVPFEDNYEKNGISLHPGDLVINVHIPSCGPLRREEYMQSYAMAADFFRDSFEDRPVVFFCESWMLFPEHRLFLPKTSNILGFMQDYDIYKEEYNNGDLWRIFYEDHKKPAEELPQDTGLQRAYRSWLMEGHQAGLGFGVFIYDKRLTGEKL; this is encoded by the coding sequence ATGCAAAATTATGAAACAAATGTATTAAAACAAGAGTGGATGGAGAATCTGGACCTGTTTACCCGTGAAATGGATTATCCCCGGGAAGCTGCTGTATCTCTCAGCCAGTCCCTGGAACAGGTTTTTAAAAGTCCGGAGGCGCTCTCCATACTCACAGACGCTGATCTGACGTACAGTAATAATATCCATATGGACTATAAAAAAATCTTAAATGAACTGAAAGATGTCTCACCAAGCTGTGGTGTCCACACCTATACACTCCACATGCTCTTTTTCATTATCCTGTCACGCAAAACCAGGAAAATTTATGAAGAGCGCGGTATTGCACCGGAAATCTTCCGCGCTTCCATGATGGATCTGCACTGGAAGCTTCTGGAATGCAAAAAAATGTTCGGCATATGGGGTACCAGCGTGGCTGACTGGCAGATATGGTGGTTTGAGGTCAAACGCTTTGCCCTGGGACGCTTCCAATACGAGCTGGTGCCTTTTGAAGACAACTATGAAAAGAACGGCATCTCTCTGCACCCGGGCGACCTTGTGATCAATGTACACATTCCGTCCTGCGGGCCGCTGAGAAGAGAGGAGTACATGCAGTCCTATGCCATGGCCGCAGACTTTTTCCGGGATTCTTTTGAAGACCGACCCGTTGTATTTTTCTGTGAATCCTGGATGCTGTTCCCCGAACACAGGCTTTTCCTTCCCAAAACTTCCAATATACTGGGCTTTATGCAGGATTATGACATTTATAAAGAGGAGTATAACAACGGAGATCTGTGGAGAATCTTTTATGAGGATCATAAAAAACCGGCCGAGGAACTGCCCCAGGACACGGGACTTCAGAGAGCTTACCGTTCCTGGCTGATGGAAGGACATCAGGCCGGTCTCGGATTCGGCGTTTTTATTTATGATAAAAGACTAACAGGAGAAAAATTATGA
- a CDS encoding DUF5721 family protein, which translates to MIALQVQDVKEFMSRLLIGTDFDAFWLCEASVTTFVTYNIDGSLHKEFFDSEQAEMLTQTERTFSSWKEIKPFCFSIMKGKHTPLHFKIIFQLSRQNVEKLLVGSGLSWKPADVFGLYLNLQYDGSHVTCTTGTSLKTFTMDKSLDRVWDEMVTKFFRQQQIPVLLV; encoded by the coding sequence ATGATAGCTTTACAGGTACAGGATGTAAAAGAATTTATGTCCCGTCTGCTTATAGGAACCGACTTCGATGCCTTCTGGCTGTGTGAAGCCAGTGTGACTACCTTCGTCACCTACAATATCGACGGTTCCCTCCATAAGGAGTTCTTTGATTCCGAACAGGCGGAAATGCTCACTCAGACAGAGCGCACCTTCTCATCGTGGAAGGAGATCAAACCCTTCTGCTTCTCCATCATGAAAGGAAAACACACCCCGCTTCACTTTAAGATCATATTCCAGCTCTCCAGACAGAATGTGGAAAAGCTGCTTGTGGGAAGCGGACTTTCCTGGAAACCGGCAGATGTCTTCGGCCTGTATCTGAACCTGCAGTACGATGGAAGTCATGTGACCTGCACAACAGGTACATCCCTTAAAACCTTCACCATGGATAAGTCCCTGGACCGGGTGTGGGATGAAATGGTAACTAAATTTTTCAGGCAGCAGCAGATCCCTGTACTGCTTGTCTGA
- a CDS encoding DegV family protein, protein MRYKIVIDSCGELIERWKEDPSIERASLTLTVDEEDIVDDESFDQAYFLKRVAESPNCPKSSCPSPERYMEAYDCEADHVYAVTLSSELSGSYNSAVLGRNLLLENCPEKKIHIFNSRSASVGETLIALKIEECENRNMEFEDIVQEVEAYIESQNTYFVLESLETLRKNGRLSNLKAFVATALKIKPVMGATPEGTIIQLDQARGINKALMKMVDYIVERSENSADRILGISHCNCRERAEIVKDAIIKRIPVKDVVLLDTAGVSSMYANDGGIIVVI, encoded by the coding sequence ATGAGATATAAAATAGTAATAGACAGCTGCGGAGAATTAATTGAACGTTGGAAAGAAGACCCGTCCATTGAACGGGCATCCCTGACACTTACTGTCGACGAAGAAGATATTGTGGATGATGAGAGCTTTGATCAGGCATATTTCTTAAAAAGAGTAGCAGAATCACCGAACTGTCCAAAATCCTCATGTCCCTCCCCGGAGAGATATATGGAGGCCTATGACTGTGAGGCTGACCATGTGTATGCAGTGACACTTTCCTCAGAACTGAGCGGTTCCTACAACAGCGCCGTGCTGGGCAGGAATCTGCTGTTGGAGAACTGTCCTGAGAAGAAGATCCACATCTTCAATTCCCGTTCCGCTTCTGTGGGCGAGACACTGATCGCCCTGAAGATCGAGGAGTGCGAGAACAGGAATATGGAATTTGAGGATATTGTCCAGGAGGTAGAGGCCTATATTGAAAGCCAGAATACCTATTTTGTACTGGAAAGCCTTGAGACGCTTAGAAAGAACGGACGTTTAAGCAATCTGAAGGCATTTGTGGCCACAGCCCTGAAAATAAAGCCTGTCATGGGAGCTACCCCGGAAGGTACCATCATACAGCTTGACCAGGCAAGAGGCATTAATAAGGCACTTATGAAAATGGTGGATTATATTGTGGAGCGCTCAGAGAACAGCGCGGACAGAATACTGGGCATATCACACTGTAACTGCCGGGAACGGGCCGAGATAGTAAAAGACGCCATTATAAAACGGATTCCGGTGAAAGACGTAGTCCTTCTGGATACCGCAGGCGTGAGCAGCATGTATGCCAATGACGGCGGAATCATTGTTGTGATATAA
- a CDS encoding YczE/YyaS/YitT family protein: MEKLKSYLIFTAGLFFCSMGVSFVTKADLGTSPISSIPYVLSLRFPWTLGEFTIVFSLLLIGLQILILRKNFKPEDILQIPVSILFGYFIDLTMLLLKGLAPSGYPAKITALLTGCVILAFGVYLEVLANVVMLPGESFVRAVSVTWHKDFGNCKIAFDAAMTFTAAAISLFSFHTLKGVSEGTILAAFLVGFLARLIGRLFDRLSDTLTGALSD; this comes from the coding sequence ATGGAAAAACTAAAGTCTTATCTCATCTTTACTGCCGGTCTCTTTTTCTGCTCCATGGGAGTGAGCTTTGTGACAAAAGCGGATCTTGGCACCTCCCCGATCTCTTCCATCCCCTATGTACTGAGCCTGAGATTCCCATGGACTCTGGGAGAATTCACCATTGTATTCAGTCTGCTTTTGATCGGGCTGCAGATTCTCATACTGCGGAAAAACTTCAAACCGGAAGACATACTTCAGATACCGGTATCCATCCTCTTCGGATATTTCATAGATCTTACCATGCTCCTCTTAAAAGGCCTGGCACCCTCCGGTTATCCCGCTAAGATAACAGCTCTTCTGACCGGCTGTGTAATACTGGCCTTCGGTGTGTATCTGGAGGTTCTTGCCAATGTGGTCATGCTTCCCGGTGAATCCTTTGTCAGAGCGGTGTCGGTGACCTGGCATAAAGATTTCGGGAACTGCAAGATCGCTTTCGACGCTGCCATGACATTTACCGCTGCTGCCATCTCCCTATTTTCCTTTCACACGCTGAAAGGCGTCAGTGAGGGAACCATCCTCGCGGCATTTCTGGTGGGCTTTCTCGCACGGCTGATAGGCAGACTGTTTGACAGATTGTCTGACACGCTGACCGGTGCCCTGTCTGACTGA
- a CDS encoding MarR family winged helix-turn-helix transcriptional regulator → MKESFHYMLMVTQAVFHKKLLTGLQGTGLTLGQPKVLDYLREHDGSNQKAIAAACHIEPASLTSVLGGMEQKGLIERKSLNGNRRSLHVFLTQKGKEMVQYVEREFSQLEAQAFSELTVEERDAFLTAFHKIFETITAYERTNETWKN, encoded by the coding sequence ATGAAAGAATCATTTCACTACATGTTAATGGTCACTCAGGCTGTTTTTCATAAAAAACTGCTGACAGGACTGCAGGGCACCGGCCTGACCCTGGGACAGCCAAAGGTTTTGGACTATCTGAGGGAACATGACGGTTCCAATCAGAAAGCCATTGCCGCTGCCTGTCACATTGAACCCGCATCCCTCACTTCTGTTCTTGGAGGCATGGAACAAAAGGGACTTATTGAACGGAAAAGCCTGAACGGCAACCGCCGCTCCCTTCACGTATTCCTCACCCAAAAGGGGAAGGAAATGGTGCAGTATGTGGAGAGGGAATTTTCCCAACTAGAAGCGCAGGCCTTCTCCGAACTGACTGTTGAGGAGAGGGATGCCTTTCTTACAGCCTTCCACAAAATATTTGAAACTATAACTGCTTACGAAAGGACAAATGAAACATGGAAAAACTAA